The DNA segment CGGACCGACTCGCGCCAGGCCTCCCTCGTCTCCTGGCCGTTCATCCGGAAGAGCAGCCCCGTGAGTATCGCGATCGGGATGAACGGCATCGTCCCGGGCAGATAGAGATACTGGAGCTCCCAGGCCAGGTCGCTGTATCCCAGGATACCCGGTAGCGTGACTGCGAAGTCCTTCAGGAGGGGAACGAGATCGAGCGTCGGCCAGCGCGTCACCAGCAGGATGGCACCGACCAGCAGGTACGGCGTCCAGGCCAGCCACACCGGCATCTCCTGCTGTGGATCGTCGTCCTCGATACTCTCGAGGCTGAGCCCGCCGAGCCACGTGTCGGACCACGATTCACGGTCCGGAAACGTCCACGTCGACTCGGGGACGAGCACGCCCCGGGAGGCCATGACGAGCCCCAGGCCGAAGACGACGAACCCGGCGACGATGGAGGGCAGCTCCGTCCCGACGAACCACGCGATCGCCCACTGGGTCACGCCGGCGACAGTCCCGAGCACGAGTGCGAACGGAGCGACGGGGGCGGTCGCGCGCGCGGCTCCGCGCAGGGTGCGTTCGTCCTCGCTTCCGAACCAGTAGCTGAGCAGGAAGATCCCGAGGACGCCCCAGAAGACGAACGTGAGACCCGTCATCACGCCCGAATAGGCCGAGACCAGACCCTGGAACTCCGCCTGGGTGATCGGATCTGACGCGGCCGCGAGTTCGTCAGCCCCAATGACCGAATTCACACCGCCGAGAATCGGTGTCCCGGCTGCCCCGAATTGCGGGTTCGGCGCGTTGAAGAACAGCGCGAACACGGCCGCCCCGAGCGGCGGGAACCCGAGGCCGATCAGCAGCGGCGCGGCCAGCGCACCGGGCGTCCCGAAGCCGGCTACGCCCTCGATAATCGTCTCGAAACCCAGCCCGATCAACAGCAACTGGATCCGCCGGTCGGTCGAGATGCCGCTGAAGTGCCACCGGATCGTCGAAATCGCGCCGCTGACCTCCAGGTAGTTCATCAGCAAGATCGCGCCGAAGACGATCAGGATGATCGATACCGCTTCGAGCGCGCCGTAGAGCGCCACTGCGGCCCACCACGACGGCTCCATCTGCCAGTAGGCGAGCCCGAGCACTGTCGCAATTGCCCATCCGACTCCCATCGACCGTGCCGCTGACCACCGGAGCCAGACCAACAGTGTAAACGCAACTGCGATCGGCAACGCGGCGAACAGCGCTAGAACCGCTGTACTTGTCATCTGTCAGTCCCGTTTGGCTACGGGAACTTATCGGTTCGCATCTGTCACGCCGAACAATCACAAATATTACCTGAAATAGCAATTTTCCTTCGGTGGGTTACCCCATTTCCTGAAAAAGATCATTCACGTATTTCGGCCGGATGGAGTTCACTTACTCCGGCGCGTAGTAGTACTCACCGGCCTGTTTTTGCTCGCGGTCGAGATTGCTTCCGGGCTTGTTGATCCGCGGGCGGCCGGTGCGCTCGTCACGACGGAACGTGACATCGAGGTTTTCGAGGAACTCGTTCATACCGTCGCGCATGCCCTGGGGCTGGGAGGCGGTTCCGTGAACGGCGGGTTCGCCGTCGAACACC comes from the Halapricum desulfuricans genome and includes:
- a CDS encoding L-lactate permease translates to MTSTAVLALFAALPIAVAFTLLVWLRWSAARSMGVGWAIATVLGLAYWQMEPSWWAAVALYGALEAVSIILIVFGAILLMNYLEVSGAISTIRWHFSGISTDRRIQLLLIGLGFETIIEGVAGFGTPGALAAPLLIGLGFPPLGAAVFALFFNAPNPQFGAAGTPILGGVNSVIGADELAAASDPITQAEFQGLVSAYSGVMTGLTFVFWGVLGIFLLSYWFGSEDERTLRGAARATAPVAPFALVLGTVAGVTQWAIAWFVGTELPSIVAGFVVFGLGLVMASRGVLVPESTWTFPDRESWSDTWLGGLSLESIEDDDPQQEMPVWLAWTPYLLVGAILLVTRWPTLDLVPLLKDFAVTLPGILGYSDLAWELQYLYLPGTMPFIPIAILTGLLFRMNGQETREAWRESVRQVAPAALTLVIVVSLTQIMIKSGEAEFVSLTPGMMGALSQAVAGAAGGALPAVAPWIGALGTFVTGSNTVSDILFAKLQYSAAGDVGISRSIVVAIQNVGGGVGNMISVQNIAAICGVVGISGREGDILRKVLFPTIIFALFTGAVGMLLVYVVAPGTF